The DNA region CCACTGTGCTTCCACAGGGAGGAGCCATTGTGGCACTGGTGCTGTCCCTTGAAGGACAGGAAGGGTTTCGGTTAGCAAGCTCGAAGTGAGAGGGGATTCCCGATGGAAGGGATCGAGTGAGCTGAGGCTCGAGGTGGCAGAGTTTCGGGTGTCTATGTGGTACTGTTGGGGAGATTGGCCTGGAAAGACAGGGCTGGGGGAAGGAAATGGTGAAGGTCTTGAATGCAGGACCTGGGTCCAGGATGGGAGGGTGCTTTCCAGAGGTCATTTAGAGGCCCTGAGTGGATGGGTTGGAttgagggagggaaaggaaggagagtGGGGGGAAGCAGGCCCTCCAGCCTCCAGGGGTGTGAATAGGGAGCAGCCAATGGGAGAGACTTTGAGAAGTGAAAGGCACCTCAGCTTGTGATTGACCACGGGCCTGGGGGAGGCGATTGGATACAAGGAAGGAAGGCTGGGAGAATGGAAGCTCAGGTGTAGGGAATTTGGGAGAAGTTGTGGGCAAGAGAGGAGCCTCTTTCAGACTTGTGGAGCTTACAGCGTTGGGCAGATGGCGGGGGAGAAATTTTGGAAGCCAGGAGAGAACCTCGGGAAATGCTACAtttgaggggtgggggagatgcAGCCAGGAAGGAGCCAAAGAAACCAGAGAGGCAAACAGGTCATCTGGAGAGTGACTGGCGCAGAACCAGGGGGTCATCAGCCAGGTGGGCTGCCCCAGTTACAAGGGCAGGGCTGAGGAAAGGGCAGGTGGGGACATTGGCAGGATGTCATGGGGTGCAGAGCTGGGAGTGCCAGAGGAAAGAGGACTCTGGGAAGGCGTCAGGACCACACTTAGAAGGGAAGGGGCCCAAGGTCATCGGAAAATTTGTTTTTGAGCTGAGGTGGCCTGTTCCTATCTGTCAGCTGAGGGAAAAGAGTCTgtagaggaagggactgaaatgTCCAGAGTACAGGAAGGGCTTGGGgtaggtggagaggacatcaaggaatggagggggaggggcagctgTGGAGGAGGGACCCCTCTGAGGAGACTCCAGGGAGGGAGCAGTGGGGGGGTGTCTCTGGTGGTCCCCAGCAACTGGGTGCGCGTGTCGCCAGAtcactggtgtgtgtgtgtaaaagcaGCCTGCTTTTGAGCGACCTCGGGAGAGGCCTCATGCTCAGCCCTGCTCCAGGGCCCCTGAGGCTCCCCTGGAGAGAGCCCATGACCCTGTGACTGCTGGACGTAGGTCCCTGGAGCCTGGTGGGAGGCAGCCGTCCTCTGGGTGCAGCTGTTCTCTGGCAGTCAGCTGGGTGTGGGGCTGCCGTGTCTGGGACCACATCTATCGACACTAGGAGCATGGGCGCAGGCTGCTGAGCAGCTGGACAGGCAAGGGCTGGAGAGATCCGGGCTGGAGGGCCGGCTAAGGGGTTGGCAGCCCGGACAGAAGTCTCTGGGTAGAGGAAGCAGAAGTTAGTAAGCTTGAGGTGCCTTGAGAGACCTGTACTTGAACCCTGGCCCTGTCACCAGTTGACTGTGGGGACCCTGAGCATGGTGGCAGGAGGGTGGGTTGCAGAGAAGGGATTCTCCTAAGGCCGTCCAGCCAGGTAGGGGGCAGAAACAGGGCTGGAATCATGTCCCCTACTGCTCAGGCCAGCCCAGTTGTCTCTAAAAAAGAGCAGCCTCTTTGAGCAGCTGGAAGAAGTCAGGTTGGGGCCCTGAGTGGGCATCCTGCCTCACTTCTGGGCCGAGATTCCAAAATAGGGAATtaactggggaggagggaaaggagaggactCATCAGGGAGTCACTTCTCCTTCCCGTCAAGAGGCCTTGGGAGCCAGAGGGTGGGGGGCTGGAGCCTGGGCAGCGTGGATGGGAGGGTTTAACCCTGACAGGTGGGCACACCTGACCCAGGGCTGCTCATCCAAGATGATGCCCACTGGTGCCCCCCCAACAGGTGGCCAGTGCAGCGTCTGACGGGATTTTGCGCCTGGACCTCGATGCTCCGGACAGCGGGCCGCCAGTGTTTGCCCCCAGCAGCGATGTCAGTGCAGCCGAACCCAAGGAGACACCCCGCCCCCTCATGCCTCCCACcaagccttccccagcccccaagACAACCAGCCTTGGTGACAGGGAGGAGACACCAGCAGGGGAGAGAGCCCCAACCCCTGTCTCAGCAAACACCGAGGTCCATCCCGAGAGCTTGGAGGACTCAGAGACCCTTTTGGGGGAGGACAGTGGCCCCGATAAGCTCCCCAAGGTCCTGCCTGACAGACTGAAGGTAAGCTGGGAGAGCCCCAGCCCTGAGGAGGCCCCTGCTGCTGAGAGTGTAGAAGCACCCCAGTTGCCCTGTTTTGAGACTTCTGAGGCTGCCCCCAAGGAGGGTGGGAAGCCCCCTACACCCCCACCCAAAATCTTATCAGAGAAACTGAAAGCCTCCATGGGTGGGATGGAGGCTTCTGGGACAGCCCAGAGTCCAGGGGCTCCCGAGGCTTCtgccccaggcccagcccaggTGTCAGTGAACGGCGTGGATGACAGCCCTGAGCCTGCCCAGCCGTCCCAGGCCGCGGCCACTCCAGAAACTCCCCAGAAGGACGCAACATCCACAGCAAAGCCTCAGTTTCACCTTCGCTCCTCCTCTTTTGGGGACCTGCTTGGGGAGGGCCTCAGACACCCCCGACAGCCCGGGGAACGTCTGTATCGGGCCCAGCTGGAAGTGAAGGTGGCCTCGGAACAGACAGAGCAACTATTGAACAAGGTGCTGGACAGTGAGGCGGCCCCTGTGAGCGCCGAGACATTGCTCAGCCAGGCTGTGGAGCAGCTGAGGCAGGCCACCCAGGTCCTGCAGGAAATCAGAGATTTCGGGGAACTGAGCCAGGAAGCACCCGGGTTAAAGGAGAAGCGGAAGGACCTGGCGACTCTCTACAGGAGAAGTGTACCCTAGGGCCTGCCAGGGCAGAGGCACAGTCCCTCCTGACCCAGCTCATCAAAGTCCAGTCCTGCCGAGACGTGCACTTCTGCTCAGATTGTAGAAGAGACATAGGGCATGTCGggatttggccaggaactgcagAGGCTCTGGATGTCCTTCCTGCCCTGGCCTGGCCAGTGGTGCTGGATGCCACCCAAGGTCACTGCTCAGCTGTTGGCCTAGCCTCCGGGCATTGGCTGGGAGCACACACCCAGGACCTATGTGCTTGCGTGGTTCCTCACTGCCGCAGGGCTTTGGTGCAGCATTTGGGGTTTCTGGGGGTGGCATCATCTCTGCCCTTCACCCCCAGTAGTTTACATTCCTGACTTCTGAATAGAGCACAGCTGAGCCCCCCTGCAGGCCCCATCTCCAGATATTCCTAGGCAGGATGACTTCATGGCAGAGGCAGCCTCAGAACCAGTCCCCTACCCCTTCTACCCAGGAGCTGCTGGGTCCAGGTCCAGGTTACAGGTGAGACCTAGAACCCAGCTGGGGCCCCTAAAGGCAGGTGGGAGGCTTCTATGTGCTGAACTCGGAGGATCTTCTGGTCTAGTCCCTGTGCCTGGACCATCTTGTGTTCAGCCTTCTACATTCCTTAAGAGGTGAACCCCAGAGTGGCCCTGACATCAGCCTCCAAGAAACCTAAATGCAAGTATCATAAACCCAACTTCAGAAGAGAAGCCCC from Dasypus novemcinctus isolate mDasNov1 chromosome 3, mDasNov1.1.hap2, whole genome shotgun sequence includes:
- the PLEKHO2 gene encoding pleckstrin homology domain-containing family O member 2, translated to MEEEGVKEGGEKPRATRVADKAGWIKKSSGGLLGFWKDRYLLLCQAQLLVYENEDEQKCVETVELGSYEKCQDLRALLKRKHRFILLRSPGNKVSDIKFQAPSGEEKDSWIKALNEGINRGKNKAFDEVKVDKSCALEHVTRDRVRGGQRRRPPTRVHLKEVASAASDGILRLDLDAPDSGPPVFAPSSDVSAAEPKETPRPLMPPTKPSPAPKTTSLGDREETPAGERAPTPVSANTEVHPESLEDSETLLGEDSGPDKLPKVLPDRLKVSWESPSPEEAPAAESVEAPQLPCFETSEAAPKEGGKPPTPPPKILSEKLKASMGGMEASGTAQSPGAPEASAPGPAQVSVNGVDDSPEPAQPSQAAATPETPQKDATSTAKPQFHLRSSSFGDLLGEGLRHPRQPGERLYRAQLEVKVASEQTEQLLNKVLDSEAAPVSAETLLSQAVEQLRQATQVLQEIRDFGELSQEAPGLKEKRKDLATLYRRSVP